In Eriocheir sinensis breed Jianghai 21 chromosome 8, ASM2467909v1, whole genome shotgun sequence, the following proteins share a genomic window:
- the LOC126995553 gene encoding PITH domain-containing protein GA19395-like isoform X2 yields the protein MSGCGGGDDGHGGHGHDHGHGSCGSGHDHGPADLGVAYSLYTRIDTDHVECLNEAVDGSGKTVFKPWEERLSREKFVESDADEELLFNIPFTDSIKLKGIIVVGGENGYHPSKMRVYKNREHMTFDDVALAADQEFELQPDPTGTLEYTTKVVTFSSVNHLTLHFPANFGEDSTKISYIGFRGEYTKAHRHGVTICTYESTPQMSDHKDKVMDTVGRPVM from the exons ATGTCAgggtgcggtggtggtgatgatgggcaTGGGGGCCATGGACATGACCATGGCCATGGGTCCTGTGGTAGTGGCCATGACCATGGGCCAGCTGACCTTGGGGTGGCCTACAGCTTGTACACACGCATTGATACCGACCATGTGGAGTGTCTCAACGAGGCAGTTGATGGCTCTGGCAAGACCGTGTTCAAGCCTTGGGAGGAACGGTTGTCTAGGGAAAAG TTTGTGGAGAGTGATGCTGATGAGGAGCTTCTTTTCAATATTCC GTTTACAGATAGCATCAAGCTGAAGGGAATCATTGTGGTGGGGGGAGAAAATGGCTACCACCCCAGCAAGATGAGAGT CTACAAGAACCGAGAGCACATGACATTTGATGATGTGGCCTTGGCTGCTGATCAAGAGTTTGAACTCCAGCCTGACCCCACGGGCACCTTGGAGTACACCACCAA AGTGGTGACCTTCTCCTCGGTTAATCACCTCACTCTCCACTTCCCCGCGAACTTCGGCGAGGACAGCACTAAGATTTCCTACATTGGCTTCCGAGGAGAGTACACTAAGGCACACCGGCATGGCGTCACTATATGCACCTATGAGTCCACACCACAAATGTCTGACCATAAAGACAAG GTTATGGACACCGTGGGACGACCTGTGATGTGA
- the LOC126995553 gene encoding PITH domain-containing protein GA19395-like isoform X1, protein MSGCGGGDDGHGGHGHDHGHGSCGSGHDHGPADLGVAYSLYTRIDTDHVECLNEAVDGSGKTVFKPWEERLSREKFVESDADEELLFNIPFTDSIKLKGIIVVGGENGYHPSKMRVYKNREHMTFDDVALAADQEFELQPDPTGTLEYTTKVVTFSSVNHLTLHFPANFGEDSTKISYIGFRGEYTKAHRHGVTICTYESTPQMSDHKDKVTDTVGRPVM, encoded by the exons ATGTCAgggtgcggtggtggtgatgatgggcaTGGGGGCCATGGACATGACCATGGCCATGGGTCCTGTGGTAGTGGCCATGACCATGGGCCAGCTGACCTTGGGGTGGCCTACAGCTTGTACACACGCATTGATACCGACCATGTGGAGTGTCTCAACGAGGCAGTTGATGGCTCTGGCAAGACCGTGTTCAAGCCTTGGGAGGAACGGTTGTCTAGGGAAAAG TTTGTGGAGAGTGATGCTGATGAGGAGCTTCTTTTCAATATTCC GTTTACAGATAGCATCAAGCTGAAGGGAATCATTGTGGTGGGGGGAGAAAATGGCTACCACCCCAGCAAGATGAGAGT CTACAAGAACCGAGAGCACATGACATTTGATGATGTGGCCTTGGCTGCTGATCAAGAGTTTGAACTCCAGCCTGACCCCACGGGCACCTTGGAGTACACCACCAA AGTGGTGACCTTCTCCTCGGTTAATCACCTCACTCTCCACTTCCCCGCGAACTTCGGCGAGGACAGCACTAAGATTTCCTACATTGGCTTCCGAGGAGAGTACACTAAGGCACACCGGCATGGCGTCACTATATGCACCTATGAGTCCACACCACAAATGTCTGACCATAAAGACAAGGTTACGGACACTGTGGGACGACCTGTGATGTGA